One genomic segment of Marinitoga piezophila KA3 includes these proteins:
- a CDS encoding phosphodiester glycosidase family protein yields MPKKLLFILSILLFAIISYGKIIYVDLTKESTELNYITFSNNKYLEVEEISKIFNLKKSPSKNIIYLIRHIGSKMDVLELNLINGTVRINFNINDSFASAVLKNNDQYYLLVDAFVKFMGYQKFDYNGNTYIYASIPRIIKIDYSVNKIIFSVSHIVHKEMVIKNKNGIVIVPAINEYSVPSDINFKMLGDNVVEYEIKDFNNYDIQISGRSIILTLNQKNNNSPENIKTVNSSNNVVEKKNIENNINEKTENKNDIETKENDLVNNSNTINENKKANNNNASEEKNSKKLQIDTKLLKVENKMIDLNGRIVPVHIATINPKELEIKVMFNNLGNPEDAEKYLNEENPLVAINAGYFDVSTLEPIGKIITDGKIQHISSYYRPCFIVDEYGVPYIKKVNMEYTIYIRGVPFWIKAINTAWKGDVKLYTSAYKGKIKESEDDYLFLLIENDYIVYIGKKRPINNQKLLLIERKYLKYIKDVAEGDEVIFDIDINQNIAIKELIESGPLLKSNDIMPEAMKEEKLAYSWSIINRKTPRTIVAINNDDMVLFIVVDGYMESNPGINYDEAILLLEKIGNIKQAMMLDGGSSSIFYYNGSILNYRSENWRSKIPAFLGVFKKDR; encoded by the coding sequence ATGCCTAAAAAATTGCTTTTTATATTAAGCATTTTATTATTTGCTATTATTTCATATGGAAAAATAATTTATGTTGATTTAACAAAAGAATCTACAGAATTAAATTATATTACATTTTCCAATAACAAATATCTTGAGGTTGAAGAGATTTCCAAAATCTTCAACCTCAAGAAAAGTCCTTCTAAAAACATTATCTATCTCATCAGACATATTGGAAGTAAAATGGATGTTCTTGAACTAAATTTAATAAACGGAACTGTTAGAATCAATTTTAATATTAATGATTCTTTTGCATCTGCAGTGTTAAAAAACAATGATCAATATTATCTTCTTGTTGATGCTTTTGTGAAATTTATGGGATATCAAAAATTCGATTATAATGGAAATACTTATATTTATGCTTCTATTCCTCGAATAATAAAGATAGACTATTCGGTAAATAAAATTATCTTCTCAGTGAGTCATATAGTACATAAAGAAATGGTAATAAAAAATAAAAACGGTATAGTAATAGTTCCAGCTATTAATGAATATTCTGTTCCATCAGATATTAACTTTAAAATGCTGGGAGATAATGTTGTTGAATATGAAATAAAAGATTTTAATAATTATGATATTCAAATTTCAGGAAGAAGTATAATCTTAACTTTAAATCAGAAGAACAATAATTCTCCTGAAAATATTAAAACTGTCAATTCAAGCAATAATGTAGTTGAGAAAAAAAATATCGAAAACAATATCAACGAAAAAACTGAAAATAAAAATGATATTGAAACCAAAGAAAATGATTTAGTAAATAATTCTAACACCATAAATGAAAATAAAAAAGCAAACAATAATAACGCAAGTGAGGAAAAAAACTCTAAAAAATTGCAAATTGATACAAAACTTTTAAAAGTGGAAAATAAAATGATAGACTTAAACGGTCGAATTGTTCCTGTGCATATCGCCACAATTAATCCAAAAGAATTAGAAATAAAGGTTATGTTCAACAATCTTGGAAATCCTGAAGACGCTGAAAAATATTTAAATGAAGAAAATCCATTAGTTGCAATTAATGCTGGATATTTTGATGTTTCAACTCTGGAACCAATAGGAAAAATAATTACAGATGGAAAAATTCAGCACATTTCTTCATATTATAGACCATGCTTTATTGTTGATGAATATGGAGTTCCGTATATAAAAAAGGTAAATATGGAATACACAATATACATAAGAGGTGTCCCATTCTGGATAAAAGCTATAAATACAGCATGGAAAGGGGATGTAAAGCTATATACCAGTGCATATAAAGGAAAAATAAAAGAAAGTGAAGATGATTATTTATTCCTTTTAATAGAAAATGATTATATTGTATATATTGGTAAAAAAAGACCCATAAATAATCAAAAATTATTATTAATTGAAAGAAAATACCTGAAGTACATAAAAGATGTCGCAGAAGGAGATGAAGTAATATTTGATATAGATATAAATCAAAATATTGCTATAAAAGAGTTAATTGAAAGCGGACCGTTACTTAAAAGTAATGATATAATGCCAGAAGCGATGAAAGAAGAGAAATTAGCCTATTCATGGAGCATTATTAACCGAAAAACACCTCGAACGATAGTTGCAATTAATAACGATGATATGGTATTATTTATTGTAGTAGATGGATACATGGAATCAAATCCTGGAATAAATTATGACGAAGCAATATTGCTCCTTGAAAAAATAGGAAATATAAAACAGGCTATGATGCTTGATGGGGGAAGTTCTTCTATATTCTATTACAACGGGTCCATCTTAAATTATCGATCAGAAAACTGGAGAAGTAAAATACCTGCTTTTTTAGGGGTATTTAAAAAAGATAGATAA
- the fusA gene encoding elongation factor G, producing MGMIKSDKKRIVGLFGHHGCGKTTLMDAILKNFDSADRIGQRYLDIEEVEKDKGSTFSNHIVSVDYKDSRFYFFDTPGMADFLGDIDVAVNAVDNVVLVVNASSGVEVTTERIWKIARENKKPIFILINQMDKEGVNFGNVVSELKELFEDGVKVVPLQVPIGEGPEFKGLVNLLTHEAFVYETDQSGKDKKLDEIPAEAKEYYEAYHQELMEDVVETNEALMEKYLEEGEEALNPENVFKALHVAFEDDEVVPIVVASAEKNIGLDRFMEMIYLVGMHPDERTFNAKYEDKELVIEGKEDEPFVGLVVKNAVDPFVGKLTYIRILAGTVKSGDSFVEVQEDSNEKVSHIYIPRFDKNEEVSEAGVGDIIVVPKLKKSKINDTVAHNSRQVKVDVPEFPEPMISKSVKPTSKNEIDKVNNALSKLQESDPTFSWEFDPETGETIVSGLGTTHLEIMIERLKKTFKVNVEVGKPKIAYRETIRRKVKAEYKHKKQTGGHGQYGHVKIELEPLPRGEGYEFVDKIVGGVIPKNFIPSVDKGIKEAMKKGVVAEYPVVDIKVTLYDGSYHEVDSSDIAFQIAARQAFKDGMKNANPVILEPVMKVEIYTPTEYTGDVMGEISSKRGRPMGMQSLGRGTDKIEAEIPLAEMLDFSPRLSSITSGKGYFTMKFSTYQEVTPDIQQKIIQEREREKENQ from the coding sequence ATGGGAATGATCAAGTCAGATAAAAAAAGGATAGTGGGGTTATTTGGACATCATGGATGTGGAAAAACCACATTAATGGATGCCATATTAAAAAACTTTGATAGCGCAGATAGGATTGGACAGCGCTATTTAGACATTGAAGAAGTAGAAAAAGACAAAGGTTCAACATTTTCAAATCATATTGTGTCAGTAGATTATAAAGATTCAAGATTTTATTTCTTTGATACTCCAGGAATGGCAGATTTTCTCGGAGACATTGATGTTGCAGTAAATGCTGTTGACAACGTTGTTCTTGTTGTAAATGCTTCATCAGGTGTTGAAGTTACAACAGAAAGAATATGGAAAATTGCAAGGGAAAATAAAAAGCCAATCTTTATTTTAATAAACCAGATGGATAAAGAAGGCGTAAATTTTGGTAATGTAGTTTCTGAATTAAAGGAATTATTTGAAGATGGTGTAAAGGTTGTTCCTTTACAGGTTCCAATTGGCGAAGGACCTGAATTTAAAGGACTTGTAAATCTTTTAACACATGAAGCATTTGTTTATGAAACCGATCAAAGTGGAAAAGATAAAAAATTAGATGAAATACCAGCCGAAGCAAAAGAATATTATGAAGCATATCATCAGGAATTAATGGAAGATGTTGTTGAAACAAATGAAGCATTAATGGAAAAATATTTAGAAGAGGGAGAAGAAGCTTTAAATCCTGAAAATGTTTTTAAAGCTTTACACGTAGCATTTGAAGATGATGAAGTTGTACCAATAGTTGTTGCTTCAGCAGAAAAGAATATTGGTTTAGATAGATTTATGGAAATGATTTATCTTGTTGGTATGCATCCAGATGAAAGAACATTTAATGCAAAATATGAAGATAAAGAATTGGTAATAGAAGGAAAAGAAGATGAGCCATTTGTAGGTCTTGTTGTAAAAAATGCCGTTGATCCATTTGTGGGAAAACTTACATACATTAGAATACTTGCTGGAACGGTAAAATCAGGTGATTCATTTGTTGAAGTTCAGGAAGATTCCAATGAAAAAGTATCTCATATATATATACCTCGATTTGATAAAAATGAAGAAGTATCAGAAGCTGGAGTTGGTGATATAATCGTTGTTCCAAAACTTAAAAAGAGTAAAATCAATGATACTGTAGCTCATAATTCCAGACAGGTAAAAGTTGATGTACCTGAATTCCCTGAACCAATGATTTCTAAATCAGTAAAACCAACTTCCAAAAATGAAATTGACAAAGTTAATAATGCACTTTCCAAATTACAGGAATCAGATCCTACATTCTCATGGGAATTTGATCCAGAAACAGGTGAAACAATTGTTTCTGGTCTTGGAACTACACATCTTGAAATTATGATAGAAAGATTAAAGAAAACATTTAAGGTAAATGTAGAAGTTGGAAAACCTAAGATTGCTTACAGAGAAACAATTAGAAGAAAGGTTAAAGCAGAATATAAACATAAAAAGCAAACTGGTGGTCATGGGCAATACGGTCACGTAAAAATTGAATTAGAACCACTTCCAAGAGGAGAAGGATATGAATTTGTTGATAAAATCGTTGGTGGTGTAATTCCAAAGAACTTTATTCCTTCAGTAGATAAAGGAATAAAAGAAGCTATGAAAAAAGGTGTTGTTGCTGAATATCCAGTTGTTGATATTAAGGTTACACTATATGACGGTTCTTATCATGAAGTTGACTCATCAGATATAGCATTCCAGATTGCAGCAAGACAGGCATTTAAAGATGGTATGAAGAATGCAAATCCTGTTATTCTTGAGCCAGTAATGAAAGTTGAAATTTACACACCAACAGAATATACCGGTGATGTAATGGGTGAAATCTCCTCAAAACGCGGAAGGCCAATGGGAATGCAATCATTAGGTAGAGGAACTGATAAAATTGAAGCAGAAATTCCTCTTGCAGAAATGCTTGATTTCTCGCCAAGATTAAGCTCAATTACAAGTGGAAAAGGATACTTTACAATGAAATTTTCAACTTATCAGGAAGTAACACCTGATATACAACAAAAAATAATTCAGGAAAGAGAAAGAGAGAAAGAAAATCAGTAA
- a CDS encoding ArsR/SmtB family transcription factor gives MDECKLISNVFKSLAHPIRLRIVKLLSEKELSVYEIVERLGTSQSSISQHLKILEENGIIVKKKRGNSVYCILKYQCVLELLSHGKRIISQELNEAHDIIKNS, from the coding sequence TTGGATGAATGCAAATTAATATCAAACGTTTTCAAAAGTCTCGCACATCCTATTCGTTTAAGAATCGTAAAATTATTAAGTGAAAAAGAACTATCTGTATATGAAATTGTTGAAAGGTTAGGAACAAGTCAATCAAGTATCTCACAACATCTTAAAATCCTTGAAGAAAACGGTATCATTGTAAAAAAGAAACGAGGAAATTCTGTATATTGTATTCTAAAATATCAATGTGTACTGGAACTTTTATCCCACGGAAAAAGAATAATTTCACAAGAATTGAATGAAGCTCATGATATCATAAAGAATTCCTGA
- a CDS encoding Na+/H+ antiporter subunit E, with protein MKKFISTFLTLWVIWIALTNFSTPELLTGLVVSLVLAGIIAKTVDYEFGFSVIPKVLKFVFIYVPVFIVEMVKANFNVAARVLNPALPLNPGFVKVPTKLKGNVGKLTLANSITLTPGTLSIDADDDYIYIHWIDVKGETPEEYQKYVSGKFEKILGGIYE; from the coding sequence TTGAAAAAATTTATTTCCACATTTTTGACCCTATGGGTTATCTGGATTGCTCTAACAAATTTCAGCACTCCAGAATTACTTACAGGGCTAGTTGTATCTTTAGTTTTAGCTGGAATTATAGCTAAAACTGTAGATTATGAATTTGGTTTTTCTGTAATTCCAAAGGTTTTAAAGTTTGTTTTCATCTATGTTCCTGTGTTTATTGTTGAAATGGTAAAGGCGAATTTCAACGTTGCAGCAAGGGTTTTAAATCCAGCATTACCATTAAACCCTGGATTTGTTAAGGTTCCAACAAAATTAAAAGGAAACGTTGGAAAATTAACTCTTGCAAATTCCATTACATTAACTCCAGGTACATTATCTATTGATGCTGATGACGATTATATTTACATCCACTGGATTGATGTAAAAGGTGAAACTCCCGAAGAATATCAGAAGTATGTTTCTGGAAAATTTGAAAAGATTTTGGGAGGGATTTATGAATGA
- a CDS encoding cation:proton antiporter, with translation MNTLIGLLIAIGAFFSIIRLIQGPTTPDRVVAIDTLNVIITGSIVFLAFLFKSELYLDIALVYGALSFLETVVIARYLEGKK, from the coding sequence ATGAATACATTAATAGGCTTATTAATCGCAATTGGAGCTTTTTTCTCTATTATCAGATTAATTCAAGGTCCAACGACACCTGATAGAGTTGTTGCTATCGACACTTTAAACGTTATTATCACAGGATCAATAGTTTTCCTTGCTTTCTTATTCAAAAGTGAGTTATATCTTGATATTGCATTAGTTTATGGAGCATTATCATTCCTTGAAACAGTGGTAATTGCTCGTTATTTGGAGGGGAAAAAATGA
- the mnhG gene encoding monovalent cation/H(+) antiporter subunit G, which translates to MSAIGYILMIIGALFYVLGGLGLYRMPDVYNRLQAATKATTLGTFSLVLGVGIAQPAWFIKTLLIVVFLTITNPVGSSVLAKASYIYGAKPFKLVKNELDELYNKSRGDENADN; encoded by the coding sequence ATGAGTGCTATAGGATATATATTAATGATAATAGGTGCGCTCTTTTATGTTTTAGGTGGTTTGGGTTTATACAGAATGCCTGATGTTTACAATAGACTTCAGGCAGCAACAAAAGCTACAACTCTTGGAACATTTTCATTGGTTTTAGGTGTAGGTATAGCTCAACCAGCATGGTTTATTAAAACTTTGTTAATTGTTGTATTTCTTACAATTACCAACCCTGTTGGAAGTTCTGTATTAGCTAAGGCTTCATATATTTACGGCGCAAAACCTTTTAAATTAGTAAAAAATGAGTTAGACGAACTCTACAACAAAAGTAGAGGTGATGAAAATGCAGATAATTGA
- a CDS encoding Na(+)/H(+) antiporter subunit B, whose product MQIIELLVGITLIVFAILAIESKKIITSVIYLSILSMLSVVSFIFMKAPDVAITEAVIGSGLVTAVFIFTLFSMKKAGDKE is encoded by the coding sequence ATGCAGATAATTGAGTTATTAGTAGGTATTACATTAATAGTATTCGCAATATTGGCAATTGAATCAAAAAAGATTATTACTTCAGTTATTTATTTATCAATATTAAGTATGCTTTCTGTTGTTTCATTTATCTTTATGAAGGCTCCTGATGTTGCAATTACAGAAGCAGTAATTGGTTCAGGTCTTGTAACCGCTGTATTTATCTTTACACTCTTTTCCATGAAAAAGGCTGGTGATAAAGAATGA
- a CDS encoding Na(+)/H(+) antiporter subunit B — MKRVIAGLIVIVLGIFIFTSLYAPKSSEGKFFPEFGKANLSERVSDKFVKKNVTGDNGEVVYKETKDPESGSANMVTSIVVNYRSFDTLGEVTVLFVSALGVGLLLSGKSRMKFKTPPNFILKSAVRVIAGVILITGVYIFIHGHLTPGGGFPGGSMIASAVLLFYLSDDEFKTKMKSFKLLEGTAGSLYLIFGLLGLAYGGYFLYNFLPTGTVGELFSAGIVPIIYIFVGLKVGSELSNLISDFLSEEGK; from the coding sequence ATGAAAAGAGTTATTGCAGGTTTAATTGTAATAGTTTTAGGAATATTTATCTTCACAAGCCTTTATGCTCCAAAAAGCAGTGAAGGAAAATTCTTTCCAGAATTTGGAAAGGCAAATTTAAGTGAAAGGGTTTCAGACAAATTTGTAAAAAAGAATGTAACCGGTGATAACGGTGAAGTTGTTTATAAAGAAACAAAAGACCCAGAAAGTGGTTCAGCAAATATGGTTACTTCTATTGTCGTAAATTACAGGTCTTTTGATACTTTAGGAGAAGTTACTGTATTATTTGTTTCTGCTCTTGGTGTTGGATTATTATTAAGCGGAAAATCAAGAATGAAATTTAAAACACCGCCTAATTTCATTTTAAAATCTGCAGTTAGGGTTATTGCTGGAGTAATATTAATTACAGGTGTTTACATTTTCATTCATGGGCATCTTACCCCTGGTGGAGGTTTTCCTGGCGGTTCTATGATCGCTTCAGCAGTATTATTATTCTATTTATCAGATGATGAATTTAAAACAAAGATGAAATCATTTAAATTATTAGAAGGAACTGCTGGAAGTTTATATCTTATATTCGGTTTATTAGGATTAGCATATGGAGGATACTTCCTTTATAACTTCCTTCCAACAGGAACTGTTGGTGAATTGTTCAGTGCAGGTATTGTTCCAATTATTTACATCTTTGTTGGTTTAAAAGTAGGATCTGAGCTTTCAAACTTGATCTCAGATTTTCTCTCAGAGGAGGGGAAATAA
- a CDS encoding sodium:proton antiporter, whose amino-acid sequence MIQYIFIILILIGIYGLLTQKNLIKLVVALNVLEVGVNLFIISVGYVNDGVAPILFNGVKTTNSLFVDPLPQALVLTAIVIGVGVTALALTVVRKLYAKYGTLELDEMGSESND is encoded by the coding sequence ATGATACAATACATATTTATAATTTTAATATTAATTGGTATATATGGTCTTTTAACTCAAAAAAATCTAATAAAGCTTGTTGTAGCTTTAAATGTTTTGGAAGTAGGAGTTAATCTTTTCATAATCTCAGTTGGTTATGTAAATGATGGTGTTGCTCCTATATTATTCAACGGTGTAAAAACAACAAACAGTCTTTTTGTTGATCCATTACCTCAAGCATTGGTACTTACAGCTATTGTTATTGGTGTTGGTGTAACAGCATTGGCATTAACAGTTGTAAGAAAATTATACGCAAAATACGGCACATTAGAATTGGACGAGATGGGGAGTGAAAGCAATGATTAA
- a CDS encoding complex I subunit 5 family protein, whose amino-acid sequence MINPILLIAIPLLFAFLSVMFKTLDKTLLIIAVLFNAFASFALQQGTIIVGGWKPPFGINLVVDQYAAYGLMIVNVVFALAVLTSMSSIKKYSTVLLVSLTSLNGLLMTGDLFNLFVFLEIASISAYILSTMTKNYKGTFNYIILGALGSNLYLLGIIILYATAGTLNMADMHAKLSGINSDVLLLALTFIFAGFAVESKLLPFNGWVKMVYGNTNDLNGAIFASAYATTAIMVFGRLFTQILVVDGTLKTIFLTIAVLTFVFGEIAAFAQRNVRGILAFSSVGQAGLIATLFLSGVTGGAMMQVANNALAKLIMFTIAGAMFVYTGTDNVEKLQGLFKKHKLIGFGFSVAALSLVGLPLFYGFYVKVFALSTLFTLKSFWIPAFILFASLIEGIYYIRMLVKLWNPGEEGKESKDEYTTKLSLENTFAYALLAVVVAAFIIYVSFNPEFITQGISNYLSNIAGGM is encoded by the coding sequence ATGATTAATCCTATCTTATTAATCGCGATACCATTACTATTCGCATTTTTATCTGTAATGTTTAAAACTTTAGATAAAACATTATTAATAATTGCTGTTTTATTTAATGCATTTGCTTCATTTGCTTTACAACAGGGAACTATTATCGTAGGTGGTTGGAAGCCTCCTTTCGGTATTAATCTTGTTGTTGATCAATATGCAGCTTATGGATTGATGATAGTAAATGTTGTATTTGCACTTGCAGTATTAACTTCAATGTCATCAATTAAAAAATATTCAACTGTATTATTGGTTTCATTAACTTCATTAAACGGTTTGCTCATGACAGGTGACTTATTCAATTTATTCGTTTTCCTTGAAATTGCATCAATTTCAGCATATATTCTTTCTACAATGACAAAAAATTACAAAGGAACATTTAATTACATTATCCTCGGTGCATTGGGTTCAAATTTATACCTTTTAGGTATAATTATCCTTTATGCCACTGCAGGAACATTAAATATGGCTGACATGCACGCAAAACTCTCTGGAATAAATAGCGATGTATTATTATTAGCACTTACATTTATCTTTGCTGGTTTTGCAGTAGAATCTAAATTATTACCATTTAACGGTTGGGTAAAAATGGTTTATGGAAACACAAATGACTTAAATGGCGCTATTTTTGCTTCAGCATATGCAACAACGGCAATAATGGTATTTGGTAGATTATTTACACAAATCCTTGTTGTCGATGGAACACTTAAAACAATATTCTTAACAATTGCAGTATTGACATTTGTGTTTGGAGAAATTGCAGCATTTGCTCAAAGAAATGTACGAGGTATTCTTGCATTTTCAAGTGTTGGACAGGCTGGTTTAATTGCAACATTGTTCTTATCAGGTGTAACTGGCGGGGCAATGATGCAGGTTGCTAATAATGCATTAGCAAAATTAATAATGTTTACAATAGCCGGTGCAATGTTTGTATATACTGGAACAGATAATGTAGAAAAATTACAGGGATTATTTAAAAAACATAAATTAATTGGTTTTGGATTTAGTGTTGCAGCATTATCATTGGTAGGATTACCTCTATTCTACGGTTTCTACGTAAAGGTATTTGCTTTATCAACATTATTTACATTAAAAAGTTTCTGGATTCCTGCATTTATCTTATTTGCAAGTTTAATTGAAGGTATTTATTACATCAGAATGTTGGTAAAACTCTGGAATCCTGGTGAAGAAGGAAAAGAATCAAAAGACGAATACACAACAAAATTATCCTTGGAAAACACATTTGCTTATGCACTTTTAGCTGTTGTAGTTGCAGCATTTATCATTTATGTAAGTTTTAATCCTGAATTTATTACTCAAGGCATAAGCAATTACCTTTCCAACATAGCGGGAGGGATGTGA
- a CDS encoding proton-conducting transporter membrane subunit — translation MALNTLILFILLGGLVTYAVSKFNDKAGAYLTILISVVALFVVYTLKDSAGEVLNVFTYGNYSLDLVTSSYAWFFSIVMVIVYAMVSFFNPYWMEKVIHPAAYNLFYVLSLGGTIGVFYSKDFLTLFIFWELVVWSSMFIIPLGKSRRASVVYYGISTIGSFSMLYAILLLNSKYGTFDISTTVSKMAEDPNFAVLFFFLIVMAGLTKLGIFPFHTWLPIAHGNAPHTFSPVLSGGLVKMGGFVAFLMTAVFPTFKVFSNHFQIMGHPFENYILMLLGGISIIIGTLMAIKQDDAKRLIAYSTVSNSGYILIGLALTDQTAFAGGMMHVFNHAMASAAMFLAFAAVAYRTGTTKISELGGLIKKMPVTFAAYLIAIISLAGIPPMSGFASKWLIFQGLIRKGNMFIAFAAFFGSVGSFMYVFRPLAGAFLGQLSPKHEDVKEVPFLMQIPMLIISGLTLLYGVYPGLMLRYIAKIQEVVGIKPIVIDGFKVMTPNGMWDSWIVTLVFGAGFIVATILYFVLPKSKSVGLMDTYTSAEFIHDPDLYHYSANYYAPFERLYANHPSVEKFYDAIALRVKELGQLVRTWFFNENPAFTVFWISIVITAIFMWGDKI, via the coding sequence GTGGCTTTAAATACATTAATCTTATTTATATTACTCGGCGGATTGGTTACATATGCAGTTTCAAAGTTCAATGATAAAGCAGGAGCTTATTTAACAATATTAATCTCAGTTGTTGCATTATTTGTTGTATATACATTAAAGGATTCAGCAGGTGAAGTACTTAATGTATTTACATACGGGAATTATTCACTTGATCTTGTAACTTCATCATATGCATGGTTCTTCTCAATTGTAATGGTTATTGTATATGCAATGGTTTCATTCTTTAATCCATACTGGATGGAAAAGGTAATACATCCAGCAGCATATAATCTTTTCTATGTATTATCTTTAGGTGGAACTATAGGTGTATTTTATTCAAAAGACTTTTTAACTTTATTCATCTTCTGGGAATTAGTAGTTTGGTCATCAATGTTTATTATTCCTTTAGGTAAATCCAGAAGAGCTTCAGTTGTATATTATGGAATTAGTACAATAGGTTCATTCTCAATGTTATATGCAATATTATTATTAAATTCAAAATACGGAACATTTGATATCTCAACAACAGTATCAAAAATGGCTGAAGATCCAAACTTTGCAGTTTTATTCTTCTTCTTAATTGTAATGGCTGGTTTAACAAAATTGGGTATTTTCCCATTCCATACATGGTTACCAATTGCACACGGTAATGCTCCACATACATTCTCACCTGTATTGTCAGGTGGTCTTGTAAAAATGGGTGGTTTTGTTGCATTTTTAATGACAGCTGTATTCCCAACATTTAAAGTATTCTCAAATCATTTCCAGATTATGGGTCACCCATTTGAAAATTATATTTTAATGTTACTCGGTGGAATTAGTATAATAATTGGAACATTAATGGCTATAAAACAGGACGATGCAAAGAGATTAATTGCTTACTCAACAGTAAGTAATAGTGGTTATATATTAATAGGTCTTGCATTAACAGATCAAACAGCATTTGCTGGAGGTATGATGCACGTATTTAATCATGCTATGGCTTCAGCAGCAATGTTCCTTGCTTTTGCAGCAGTAGCTTACAGAACAGGAACAACAAAGATCTCAGAACTTGGTGGATTAATCAAAAAAATGCCTGTAACATTTGCTGCATATCTTATTGCAATTATTTCATTAGCAGGTATACCACCTATGAGTGGATTTGCATCAAAGTGGTTAATCTTCCAGGGATTAATTAGAAAAGGAAACATGTTCATTGCATTTGCAGCATTCTTTGGAAGTGTTGGATCATTTATGTATGTATTCAGACCATTAGCAGGCGCATTTTTAGGACAATTATCTCCAAAACATGAAGATGTAAAAGAAGTTCCTTTCTTAATGCAAATACCAATGTTGATCATTTCCGGTTTAACATTGTTATATGGTGTATATCCAGGATTAATGCTAAGATATATAGCTAAAATTCAGGAAGTTGTAGGAATTAAACCTATTGTAATTGATGGTTTTAAAGTTATGACTCCAAATGGTATGTGGGATTCATGGATAGTTACATTGGTATTTGGTGCAGGATTTATTGTAGCTACAATACTTTATTTTGTATTGCCAAAATCAAAGTCCGTAGGATTAATGGATACTTATACATCAGCAGAATTTATTCATGATCCAGATTTATATCACTATTCAGCAAATTACTATGCCCCATTTGAAAGATTATATGCAAATCATCCTTCTGTTGAAAAGTTCTATGATGCAATTGCATTAAGGGTAAAAGAACTTGGACAGTTGGTAAGAACATGGTTCTTCAATGAAAATCCAGCATTTACTGTTTTCTGGATTTCAATTGTAATAACTGCAATATTTATGTGGGGTGATAAAATATGA